CGTCAAATCGCGCGGCGACAGAAACGGTCGAAGATGCCCTGCATGTCCGCGAGCGGCGCGATGACCGCCGTTGCACTGAACGGGCGGTGTATGCCGACCGGCGGCGTCGCGTCGCGCACGGCGACGCCGAAGCCGGTATGCGGGAATTTCACGGACGTTGTCACGTGTGGCTCCTGATGTGGGGACGCGGTAGGGGCCGACCTGCGTGTCGGCCCGGCGGGCGCACATAGGTGTGCCCCTACCAGTCGGTCTGATCGTTACGGAATCAACAACACCTTGGCGACGCCGCCCGGCTCGTCGATCAGCCGATCGAACCAGCGGCCGCCGTCGGCCAGCGGCGCTTCGACGATCCACGGGTCGAGCCGGATCGCGCCGCGCGCCAGCCAGTCCAGCCCCTCGGCGAAGTTGGCCGGCGAGTAGGCGAACGAGCCGCGTAGGACGACCTCGCGGCGGATCACGTCGCCGAAGTTCAGCGCGCTCTGCTCCTCGTGCAGGCCGGTGAGAATGACCGTGCCGCCTGCGCGCGCGGCGGTCACTGCTTGCTGGCGCGTTACGCCGGCGCCGACGGCGTCTACCGACACGGCCGGCCCGCGGTTGCCGGTCGCGCCGCGCACGGTCTTGACCACGTCGCTGTCGCGCGCGTTGAGCGGTTCGCCGCCCAGTTCCTCGGCCATGGCCAGGCGCTGCGGCTCGAGATCGCTGATGAAGATGCGCCCCGCGCCACGCGCGCGCAGGGCTTGCAAGGCCAGCAGGCCGATTGGCCCCGCGCCGACGATCAGCACGGTTTCGCCGGCGACGGGACCGGCCAGCTCAGCCATGCGCACGGCAACGGCGACCGGCTCCGTCAGCGCGCCAGTGCGTGCCGTCACGCCGGCCGGCAGCGGCACGACGTTCTCGGCCGGCGTGGTGACGTACTCGGCATACGCGCCGGGGCGGTGCGCGCCGAGCAGCTTGCGCCGCGCGCACAGGTGGTTCAGGCCCTGCTTGCAGTAGTCGCACTGGCCGCAGTACGACAGTGGATTGACGGTCACGGCCTGTCCGGTGAAGAGTGCCGGGTTGCGCGCCGTCGCGCCGTCGCCGAGCGCGGCGATCTCGCCGGCAAACTCGTGGCCCATGACGAGCGGCGGCACGCGCAAGGCGTTATGCCCCAGATAGCCGCCCAGTTCCGACCCGCAGATGCCGGCGTATGTGACTTTGACGAGGACTTCTCCCGCGGCGGGCGCAGGCACGGCCTGCTCGCGCATCGCCATCGCGCGCGGCGCTTCCCAGACGAGTGCTTTCACAGATCGTTCCTTTCGGGCGAAGCATCGATCGACCTGTGCAGGCCGATCGATGCTTCGCCCCTACATTTTGTGTTCCTGCCCGATGACGAGCATCGTGTTGCCCTTCAGCACCGGCGCCTGGAACGGCTGCAGCATGACGTAACCATCGCGTGGCGCGGTGACCGCAATGGGCGGGCTGTCCACCATTTCGAAGTCGTATAGCCGCCCGACGAGGTCGCCCTGCTTGACCGGCGCGCCGACATCGAGCACCGGCTCGAAGTAGCCGCTGATCGGCGCGGGCACGTACTCGTCGAGATGGATCGCCGAAACGAGCCGCGGCGGGTTCGGCCGGTTGGGGGCGATGCGCTCGATCGCGCCGCCGAGCATGCCGTAGTGACGCATCACGTTCTTGATGCCCTCGTAGGCGTGGCGCACGCCGTCGAGCGAGACCGCGGCGGAGTGGCCGAACTCGCCGCCGATGGTGACCTTGCCCATCGCCTCGGCCTGGTCGGTGAGCAAGCCGCTCGCCATCTCGCTGGAGTAGATGAACACGAACGGTGTGTCGAATAGGCTGGCGACGGTGGACATCTCGGCAAGCTGCTTCGGATCGCTGACCATGTGGAACGAAGTGCAGAGCGCGAAGCGGTTGCCGGTGCCCGCCGCGTGTACGTCGATCACGACGTTGACGCGCGGCAGGACGTGGGTCGTCACGAAGTGGGCGATGCGGTAGGTGATGCTGCCCTTCGGGTTGCCGGGGAACGCGCGGTTCATGTTCACGCCGTCAATCGGCGACGGGCGCATGCCGGCGACGCACGCAGGCTGGTTGTGGCGCGGCATCAGGATGATCTGCCCGCTGATCTGCGCCGGGTCGAGGTCGTGCATCAACCGCCAGACCGAGACTTGTCCCTCGTACTCGTTGCCGTGCGTGCCGCCGAAACAGGCCATGCTCTGCGCGCGCGGCCCGGCCGTGCCGTTGACGACGCACAGCGGCACCATCGCGTAGCCCCAGGTGCCGTCGAGGTGGAACGCCACCTCGTAGAACTGCTTGCCCGGCTTGTCGAAGTCGATCGTGCCTGGGTCGTAAATGATTTGTGTCATATTGGCTCCCGGCTAGCAACTAGTCACTAGCAACTAGCGACTAGCTACCAGTCCGCCACCGAACCGTCGTCGTAGAAGAAGCGCTGCTCGGCTTCAATCTTGAACGGATGCTTGGCCGCTTCCTTTTCGTTGATCTCGACGCCGAGGCCCGGGCGCGTGGGTGGCATGATGTAGCCGTTCTGTACGTCGATCGGCGCGTCGAGCACCTCGTTGCGCCACGGCACGTCGCTGGTGATCGCTTCCTGGATCATCCAGTTCGGCGTGGAGAACGCGAAATGCACCGCCACGGCCAGCGCCAGCGGGCCGTTCGGGTTGTGCGGCGCGACGCCGATCGAGTGCGATTCGGCCATCGCGGCGATCTTGCGCGCTTCCCACAATCCGCCGCAGTGCGACAGGTCGGGCTGGATGATGTGGCAGGCGCGGCGCTCGAAGATCTCGCGGAACTGGTGCCGCCCGACGAGCCGCTCGCCGGTCGCGATCGGGATGCGCGACTTGCGCGTCACCTCGGCGGTCGCCTCGACGTCTTCCGTCGGGCACGGCTCCTCGAAGAACAGCAGGCCGTACGGCTCGAAGGCGTGGCAGTACTGCACGGCCATCGCCGGCGACGGGCAGCGCGCGTGCAGGTCGACCATCAGGTCCATGTCGGGGCCGACCGCCTCGCGCACGGCGCGCACCAGGCTCTCGGCGTGGCGCACCGCGCGCGTGCCCTCGACCCAGCCGGTGCGCGGCACGGCCATGAACTTGATCGCGTCGTAGCCCATCGCCTTGACCTGCAGAGCGCGCTCGGCGAACTGCTGCGGCTCGCTGCTTTCGTACATGCTCGTCATCGCGCCGCCGCCGAGGTGGTTATACACGCGCACGCGGTCGCGCACGCGCCCGCCGAGCAGTTCGTAGGCCGGCACGTTCAGCCATTTGCCCTTGATGTCCCACAGCGCCTGCTCGATGCCGCTGATCGCGCTCATGCCCTCGATGCCGACCTTCCAGAAATACTGGCGGTACATGATGTTGTAGAGGTGCTCGATGCGGCGCGGGTCTTCGCCGATGATGAAGCGGCTGACGTCCTCGACCGCGCCGACGACGCTCTGCGTCTTCCATTCGAGGGTCGCCTCGCCCCAGCCGAGCAGTCCGGCCTGGTCGGTCTCGACCTTGACGAAGATCCAGTTGCGCATGTTGGCGTTGACGACGATGGTGGATACTTTGGTGATTTTCATGGCACGTCCTTTTGATAAGAATTCCAACCGCAGAGAGCGCAAAGAGCGCAAAGAAAACCGAACCACAACCCCTACCGCAAAGAACGCAAAGCGCGCAAAGAAAACCGAACGACCTCTAACCGCAGAGAGCGCAAAGCGCGCAAAGAAAACCGAACCACAACCCCTACCGCAGAGAACGCAGAGAGCGCAGAGAAAACCGAACGACCTCTAACCGCAAAGAACGCAAAGCGCGCAAAGAAAACCGAACCACAACCCCTACCGCAGAGAACGCAGAGAGCGCAGAG
This portion of the Chloroflexota bacterium genome encodes:
- a CDS encoding alcohol dehydrogenase catalytic domain-containing protein: MAMREQAVPAPAAGEVLVKVTYAGICGSELGGYLGHNALRVPPLVMGHEFAGEIAALGDGATARNPALFTGQAVTVNPLSYCGQCDYCKQGLNHLCARRKLLGAHRPGAYAEYVTTPAENVVPLPAGVTARTGALTEPVAVAVRMAELAGPVAGETVLIVGAGPIGLLALQALRARGAGRIFISDLEPQRLAMAEELGGEPLNARDSDVVKTVRGATGNRGPAVSVDAVGAGVTRQQAVTAARAGGTVILTGLHEEQSALNFGDVIRREVVLRGSFAYSPANFAEGLDWLARGAIRLDPWIVEAPLADGGRWFDRLIDEPGGVAKVLLIP
- a CDS encoding succinylglutamate desuccinylase/aspartoacylase family protein codes for the protein MTQIIYDPGTIDFDKPGKQFYEVAFHLDGTWGYAMVPLCVVNGTAGPRAQSMACFGGTHGNEYEGQVSVWRLMHDLDPAQISGQIILMPRHNQPACVAGMRPSPIDGVNMNRAFPGNPKGSITYRIAHFVTTHVLPRVNVVIDVHAAGTGNRFALCTSFHMVSDPKQLAEMSTVASLFDTPFVFIYSSEMASGLLTDQAEAMGKVTIGGEFGHSAAVSLDGVRHAYEGIKNVMRHYGMLGGAIERIAPNRPNPPRLVSAIHLDEYVPAPISGYFEPVLDVGAPVKQGDLVGRLYDFEMVDSPPIAVTAPRDGYVMLQPFQAPVLKGNTMLVIGQEHKM
- the dgoD gene encoding galactonate dehydratase — its product is MKITKVSTIVVNANMRNWIFVKVETDQAGLLGWGEATLEWKTQSVVGAVEDVSRFIIGEDPRRIEHLYNIMYRQYFWKVGIEGMSAISGIEQALWDIKGKWLNVPAYELLGGRVRDRVRVYNHLGGGAMTSMYESSEPQQFAERALQVKAMGYDAIKFMAVPRTGWVEGTRAVRHAESLVRAVREAVGPDMDLMVDLHARCPSPAMAVQYCHAFEPYGLLFFEEPCPTEDVEATAEVTRKSRIPIATGERLVGRHQFREIFERRACHIIQPDLSHCGGLWEARKIAAMAESHSIGVAPHNPNGPLALAVAVHFAFSTPNWMIQEAITSDVPWRNEVLDAPIDVQNGYIMPPTRPGLGVEINEKEAAKHPFKIEAEQRFFYDDGSVADW